The Pseudophryne corroboree isolate aPseCor3 chromosome 12, aPseCor3.hap2, whole genome shotgun sequence genomic sequence tgcagggaggagaatgtgaatgttatgcagggaggagaacgttatgcagggaggagaatgtgaatgttatgcagggaggagaacgttatgcagggaggagaatgtgaatgttatgcagggaggagaacgttatgcagggaggagaatgtgaatgttatgcagggaggagaacgttatgcagggaggagaacgttatgcagggaggagaacgttatgcatggaggagaacgttatgcagggaggagaacgttatgcatggaggagaacgttatgcagggaggagaacgttatgcagggaggagaacgttatgcagggaggagaacgttatgcagggaggagaatgtgaatgttatgcagggaggagaacgttatgcagggaggagaacgttatgcagggaggagaacgttatgcagggaggagaacgttatgcagggaggagaatgtgaatgttatgcagggaggagaacgttatgcagggaggagaatgtgaatgttatgcagggaggagaatgttatgcagggaggagaatgtgaatgttatgcagggaggagaacgttatgcagggaggagaatgtgaatgttatgcagggaggagaatgttatgcagggaggagaatgtgaatgttatgcagggaggagaacgttatgcagggaggagaatgtgaatgttatgcagggaggagaacgttatgcagggaggagaatgtgaatgttatgcagggaggagaacgttatgcagggaggagaatgtgaacgttatgcagggaggagaacgttatgcagggaggagaacgttatgcagggaggagaatgtgaatgttatgcagggaggagaacgttatgcagggaggagaatgtgaatgttatgcagggaggagaacgttatgcagggaggagaatgtgaatgttatgcagggaggagaacgttatgcagggaggagaacgttatgcagggaggagaatgtgaatgttatgcagggaggagaacgttatgcagggaggagaatgtgaatgttatgcagggaggagaatgttatgcagggaggagaatgttatacagggaggagaacgttatgcagggaggagaacgttatgcagggaggagaatgtgaatgttatgcagggaggagaacgttatgcagggaggagaatgtgaatgttatgcagggaggagaacgttatgcagggaggagaatgtgaatgttatgcagggaggagaacgttatgcagggaggagaacgttatgcagggaggagaacgttatgcagggaggagaacgttatgcagggaggagaacgttatacagggaggagaacgttatgcagggaggagaacgttatgcagggaggagaatgtgaatgttatgcagggaggagaacgttatgcagggaggagaacgttatacaTGGAGGAGaaagttatgcagggaggagaacgttatgcagggaggagaacgttatgcagggaggagaacgttatgcagggaggagaacgttatgcagggaggagaacgttatacagggaggagaatgttatgcagggaggagaacgttatgcagggaggagaacgttatgcagggaggagaacgttatacagggaggagaacgttatacagggaggagaatgttatgcagggaggagaacgttatgcagggaggagaacgttatgcagggaggagaatgtgaatgttatgcagggaggagaacgttatgcagggaggagaatgtgaatgttatgcagggaggagaacgttatgcagggaggagaacgttatgcagggaggagaacgttatgcagggaggagaacgttatacagggaggagaatgttatgcagggaggagaacgttatgcagggaggagaatgtgaatgttatgcagggaggagaacgttatgcagggaggagaacgttatgcagggaggagaacgttatacagggaggagaacgttatgcagggaggagaacgttatacagggaggagaatgttatgcagggaggagaacgttatgcagggaggagaacgttatgcagggaggagaacgttatacagggaggagaacgttatgcagggaggagaacgttatgcagggaggagaatgttatgcagggaggagaacgttatgcagggaggagaacgttatgcagggaggagaacgttatacagggaggagaatgttatgcagggaggagaacgttatgcagggaggagaacgttatgcagggaggagaacgttatgcagggaggagaacgttatgcagggaggagaacgttatgcagggaggagaacgttatgcagggaggagaacgttatgcagggaggagaacgttatgcagggaggagaacgttatgcagggaggagaacgttatgcagggaggagaacgttatgcatgcTCAGATTGCAGTTGCTTTTTGCAGTgcgtgcgcagtctgctgataatggcAGGATAGATATGGGTACGACTCAGAATCAGGACATTCcccagtattcactattcatttccTTGCTAAACAATAAACATAGCCCTCTATGATCCCTACCATCTCTTTGCCTCATTTGTAAAAACAGGATTGGCATAAGGAACAATTGTCTTCTTCACTCCCGTCTCTGCGCATTATACAGATGACCCTTTAATCAGCCATACCGTCCGTAGCCCACTATAAATGAGTTCTGTAACTGTCCTATGTATGATCGCAGGCACATTACCTTGTGTTGGGCTGCACGTCTCTGTCAATCTCAATGTACTGGAGAGCTCACTTACAGGGTTCTTGGCTCTACAAGTGTACGAGCTGTTAGCGTTGTCCGGGGTGATGCCAATCACTAATGTGCTGCTGTTATGACTTAAAGTCTTCTGGTCTTGAGTCCAGCTAAAAGACACATCATCTCCCATCTCCACTGAGCAGTTCATGGTGACCACACagctgtcattctgcaaaccacccgTCACGCTGGCCGATAACTGTGCGATCTGTTCTGTTACAAGGAAAAGAATTCTGTTACAGTAAATACAGGATTTGCTTCTTTAAAAACCTTGATTTAGGATGAAATGTTTTCTGCAATTCTAAATAGGACTCAGCCAAAGGCCGACTACACACCTGAGCGACGGCCAAACGTCCCGATGGACTTGCCAAATTCCCTTCAGCCCAGACCAACGGAGGTTGGCTGTACACACCTGCCCAATGTCATTTCACAGCACTGGGACCCATGCATCATCTTCCAGTCGGGCTTTCAGCAGGGACGACTGAAATACGGCGCATGCGACCAGTGGTGCAGAGAGGCAGGGGGagcaggtacaaattacccgggcccaggctgctggaggggccctggGTCCGTTGCCCCCCCTCCACCAAGGACATAAGTACTCTGGCCGGCAGGCGATGGTGGCatccacctggtgattttataagatggcgccgcacatagaaATCATAGAAAGTCTTTGCTCTCTAGCGGCCAGCGTCATCTTCTcatatatcactgggaagatggagctGGTCGGGGAGGAGAGACCcgcttccagatcaagtaaggtaggacgtgggttccctccccctgcacccctaTGTTAAAAAGGTGCCCCCCTATGTTAAAATGGTATCCCTCCTTGTGAAGCACGCTCGGCGGCTCCACAATTATTTTAGTATTCACTTATTTTATACTAAAGGGCATAGTCACGCCCACTTAATAAGCCACACCCATAGGCCTTTACCGGGGCCCGGCGTAGCTCTCAACGGCCCTGCATGTGACCCACAGGAGTGCacaatagtgcgtacacactaggcgacattCACGATTTGTCGTGCTGATACGGCAAATCCTGCATATATTAGCACCACCCTTACAAAATGATACCGGAATATCTAGTAACTTCTGTAGCAGAACAGCAGGAATTCAAAGACCCGGACTACTATAATCTGGGAGATATCTACTGTCGGAGTCTGACAAAACACTATCTGCTAAAAAGCTCTTGGAACACTTGCATTTGCAACTCCTATAGCTTATAAAGTATAGTGGGAGGTCTCATAAATGAAGTCGGTCCAGACTGTTGGAGTATAGCAACAGGTGCAGGCTGTGTGTTGCTTAAAAGTTATACTGGAGGGACAGTAGTGACAGGGTGTTGGGGTGTAGGGGAGAGGATAGAGTATCCCAGGGGAGAGGAACAGGATGGATAGTACAGTACCCCTCTCCCTTTCTGGGGCACATTTATCATAATTCTGGACAAGGAATGTAATTTCCATTGGATAAATTTGCCGTACATCGCACTGTGACATGCTTACTTATGCAGGTCCCTGGTGACGGGCAGGGAAGGAGGATGGGGAAGGGATCTGCTGAGACCCCTTTCCTAAGCCTCCCTGCCGGGTACAGTAGAGCAGGAGATTTTTATGAAATCTCCAAATGCTCTGTGACAAATGGAAATGATATTAGAATAATGTGAACAGAGGTTGAAAACATCTATTTTTACACTATTTTAGTAAAAAGAAATGTTTGATATGGATATGTCCTCATATAGTACATCTTTGCTGAAGTCACGCCAAATAACCCCTCTTGGAATGCCTGGTTGCAAAAGAATTGGGTGTCTTTTTCTCTAAAAATGCGTCTTAGCTGCAACGTGACTAGGACGCGCAAGGAGACTGttctgattcatttgatatatgacacttgtatatctgtgtgtgactaaggctgggtacacattagaacgaTATATCATTCCGACGTGAATCGGAACAATATATTGGCCGTAATGTTTCGTGTGTACCCACGATCGCAAGCTCCCATGGTTTGTTTGCTGGGTCCTCCCGTCGGTCGGACATGCTGGCAGTGACGGCTTGCAGGTGAATGCGGCCGTGCAATATATTGTTCAGTCTGTTTGGAGGACCGATATATCATTATATATTATATCAGTCATGCTGTCGGCTAGGGTACACATCATCTAATACAtctcgtggcgtattgaggctagatgtatgaggatgcatctgtaaataggtctctctctctccccctccctctgtgGAACAGCTCAGGAAGTATGCCTCGCTGCTTCCAgtcctctatatatactgtacGGCTGTATTGGTAAAGGAAGTGATGCTGGTCTAGTGCGGATGCACTGCTCGCACACAGATGGTGAGATGAAAGAGAAGCCGATTAGTGATACCACTCACACAGCCATATGTGACCGTTCCATATGTGGCCTTATGCAGGTCATACTCCCGGGGGAGACGTAGGTGATTAACGATCCATCGCGGATCTCCTCGACTCACCGATCCTGATAATTTTTTGGTGAATCGAGGATTTTCAACATGTTCAATTTCCCCAAACTCCTGACCCAAGCGATCGCTCTGATTCTCCACTGATGTATGTGCCCATTTAGTTGTCTAACTTTTCAGTCCGTCCTGATTTTTGGTTATTTGGCACATAGGGGGTTagtcagagttggtcgcagattttgctattgtagcaaaatctgcaaccactgaaatcacatgctgggagccgcccagtgcgcagggcaagaccgcccagcatgtgtgacgctGCCCCCGCAATGCGATCGTAATTCAATTgcatcaaatagaggttgacccctgcctacgcagcatggCTGCGTACAGCAGGCGGGCCGGCACCGTGTTTCCTATCGCAGGCGACATCATTAGCCGGCCCCCAAAAATgggcatgacacgcctgcatttcctgcgCTCCTTGCCTACCCCGGACGCCCATCGCCTGTCAATAATTATGCAatcgcatccttcagggatgcgatcgcatagtgaaGGGTCGCATATGTGAATTacagccgctgcgcatgcgcagaccctgTGGACGCCACCGCACGTCCAAGTCTTAATAAGACCCATAGTCATAATCTCTGAGCACAAGGAACTGTAACCACTTTTCCATGACAACCTTTTCAATAAACATCACTGTTGCCATCTGGGTTTAAAAATCCATAGATCTTACCATAAATTTTGAGGTCAAAATTGCAAAACCGTTCTGTTTTATTGATTTCAACTGTCAGCTCGTACACTCCTTCATCTCCCCTCTGTAGCCGGAGGAGCGAGACGCTGCCACAGCTTTCATTGTACTGGAATCTGCTGTCATCTGTATCCACCACTTTAGTCTTGAGATTGTAATGCAGCAGTTTTGTTTTGTAGTTTTCCTGCACCTTCCGAATTACAAGACTTTCAGACCCTGCTTCCATATTCAGTTGGACAAATACTTGAGACTGTCCTAGGGTTCCATATAGTCTGGTCTTATTTCCACATAGAGCCGAGTTACcttcattaaaaaacaaaaacaacaacaatattacATATAGAGTCACATAtagagtacagatggtgtaatggttagcattactgcctcacagcactggggtcatggattcgattcccaccatgcataggcaaacgcagggggggttatggttgcccagaaatgccccttctcttggcaagtggctcaaattttgacaatagcaacggtatataatacgattactagagctgctgccacatcatgcaagttaagagaGAGAGCAGAACACACAAACTGCAACCAGGCGCTTAATTGAATTTAATTAATATATCATCAATTAATTATTCTCAAGCTGCAATACAGAGCtactgacttggggtcttcaagtcagaataattagcacaggtggtccctgtgctgattcccaaagctgctttaccaattagctctctgcgctatttattatggtatggctgatgttcaaatgatcaaactacaaattttactatatttcatatgttttaatacacataaaaattagaccggtctaaaatatcataaacaatgtaaaacaataataatcagtattatcaaaaatactatagacttaacacaaggaggtggagccaagctactatatgcccagttctcgtaatggacaaatagttttgactatacttcagtccgcatattaaacttattaaaatgcacattcatttatttctgtaacccatgtagggatatgagttccttaagtgctttttaaagatgaacaatgttccatattcaactgctcgtcagcaaagacagaaataaagcatgaaaatgcgctcctggacggagccttacgtgtaataaccgtccgtgctgtgtatcgcaaattgaagcccccaaaggtctgtgtcgcggtcccggtttcaggggatcaagcgtctgcaatgacgcccgctgatgacaagggtatccagccacagggatcaacgagaccgcaccgttttggtgctgcttgcaagcacccaggtcccggtctctctcctctcaattgctgacgggctattgttggtggcgatgaacagcaatattggtaggttcaagaagaatatatgggtccaaaatccacactactgacgcgtttcgctccttttacagaagctttatccaagaaaatcttggataaagcttctgtaaaaggagcgaaacgcgtcagtagggtggattttggacccatatattcttcttgaacctaccaatattgctgttcatcgccaccaacaatagcccgtcagcaattgagaggagagagaccgggacctgggtgcttgcaagcagcaccaaaacggtgcggtctcgttgatccctgtggctggataccctcgtcatcagcgggcgtcattgcagacgcttgatcccctgaaaccgggaccgcgacacagacctttgggggcttcaatttgcgatacacagcacggacggttattacacgtaaggctccgtccaggagcgcattttcatgctttatttctgtctttgctgacgagcagttgaatatggaacattgttcatctttaaaaagcacttaaggaactcatatccctacatgggttacagaaataaatgaatgtgcattttaataagtttaatatgcggactgaagtatagtcaaaactatttgtccattacgagaactgggcatatagtagcttggctccacctccttgtgttaagtctatagtatttttgataatactgattattattgttttacattgtttatgatattttagaccggtctaatttttatgtgtattaaaacatatgaaatatagtaaaatttgtagtttgatcatttgaacatcagccataccataataaatagcgcagagagctaattggtaaaagagagagagcagagctgctacacgtgcccagtggtagcagcttcttcttcaagtttgctgtgtgtggatctgagcactcaatcagtgcactggaccagagagtagctaccagaaagaagagacaggagccttatcatgaggtgggagaatgtgtgcttagaaagtgcaatactggttttgtgtttgcgtatttatttattatagtatgtttaacctttcatgaccacttatcttatttatattatttaaatgtttgatacagtctatactatagaccatctatagtgttacatattaatactgtattccatgttctgcagagcggTAGACTGtgaattacatttggaaacccccctctagaaatcctgcgtttgccactgccatggccctaattgtgtggagtttgtatattctccccatacttgcgtgggtttcttcccacaatccaaaaatatactggtaggttaattgtcttccaacaaaattaagcctagcgtgaatgtgtttgtgtgtacaattacatgtggcagggaatatagattgtaagcgccactggggcaaggactgatgtgaaagggcaaatattctctgttaagcgctgcggaatatgtgtgcgctatataagtaactggtaataataataaagagTGATCATCTCCTGGTTTTTATTACTATTCAGTGCCTACAAGTTTTTTCTCACCGTTGATttccagtatacagatgtgtcctcgtacacttAGCATCTATACGTCATATAGCGCAAGTTGCCCAGCGCGACTGAGATGCTCCAAGGGTTTTAGAGTAGCGCCTTTTTTTTTAATGTTCCCTATTATTCACATCGCAGTGAAACGCCACCCACAGTGTGCCAGAGACGCCGGGCTGCGACTTTAACcgtacaggaattagttttaaacacatacaaagtcacagatgatgcACAACTgaacttggcgtgagaaaaagTCAAAGACGCTACATCGTAGCACTTTATATACAGGTTCAGGCTCTGTCGCGTGCAGATGCCAAGTGTTGTACATCacgtgggatgcggtcaatttacctacaatcaaaatcccaatggtcaaaataccaacaaccactgactgacggtcaaaataccgacatttacaatgtcgacaggtcataaggtcgacatgagtttttcatgattttttcattgaaactgacttgattatactttaccatcccagtggacctggagggggaatataatagggtgCTGAGCGCAGAGAGCCATTCGAGGGGATGCGgggcacttatacggtgtccatgtcgactcaTGTCGACatgtacacacaaaaaaacactggAAAACTCTTGTcagctttttgacctgtcaacattttaaatgtcggtattttgaccttgtcgggattttgattgtaggtatttcatactgatccccatcaCGTTGCTCAGTGCAAGCTAACTAAGTAGTTTGGGCGTtcccagttgttttatttgtgcaaataagatgcacattttgagcaagaaAGAGCCTGGGCAAATCACCCTGGAACCTGGCGCGCCGGGAGGGGCTCCTGCAGCCacagtgtatgagaacacatctatacctaACAGCAGGGTAAACAATAACATAAGAATACAGACAGTCAGAAATCAAAGCATTAaaggaggggaaaaaaaagaaGTAAAAGCGTAAAGAAGGAACAGCGAGAAAGATAAATGGCAAGTTTTATATATGCGCACCGCCTCAcctgccatagggggtcattccgacctgatcgcatgctgccgtttttcgcagcgcagtgatcaggtcactactgcgcatgcgtgtgcaccgcaatgcgcaggtgcgtcgtacgggtacaaagcggatcgttgctgggcgatggatttaacgaagaattcattcgcacagccgatcgcaaggagattgacaggaagagggcctttctgggtggcaactgaccgttttcagggagtggttgggaaaatgcaggtgtgtccaagcgtttgcagggcgggtgtctgacgtcaattccgggaccggacaggctgaagcaatcgcagcggctgagtaagttcagagctactcagaaactgcacaaactgtttttgtaccgctcggctgcacaggcgttcgcacacttgcaaagcgaaaatacactcccccgtgggcagcgactatgcgtttgcacggctgcaaaaagtagctagcgagcgaacaactcggaatgatccccatagactttttactccacagctttgactataaaaattattagaataacacaaagaagatatttctaacctaTTCTTTgtgttttcatatactttatacagtcaaaactctggcacaaacgttagtatgtcaTGCACGCACCAACAGTCTACACCATAGCACAGTTCTGCAAAACACAATCACACTATGTTCTTGTCATTGTATTCATTCCCACCATGATCCATAACACAATGGGGAAAatgcatcaaaccttggagagagataaaataccagccaatcagctgctagcgGTCATTTTTtagatacagcctgtaacatggcagttagatgctgactggttggtactttttctatctccactttatctctctccaaggtttgatacatctccccctacatATAGAGATCGTTTCAGATGCCAGTCCATAACATCACAGTGACGGTCTCAAGACAATCATTTGGAATCAAGACTTTTGTTTTGCTACTGATTTCCAATGTACTAGTAACAGCAAATTGTTGGTTACTAGTATTACTAACTTCATTGAATTcttaatggtatccggactctgagtcgacaccacttaggtcgacacccattggttgacagttAATAGATAGACACTAGAAATAAGTCGTCAAcaaggttgacatgcgtttttcacattttcttttctttttttttactttttcatactttatgatcctaattggggttcccggccactTTACGaagaaacgacacaaaaaaacatgaaaaactcatgtcaaccttttttttcaTGTCTATCTTGTTCGTGTCggcctaatggctgtgtcgacccagccactgtcgaccaataggtgtcgacccaatgggtgtcgacctagccactgtcgaccctgagtcccatacccttc encodes the following:
- the LOC134980299 gene encoding signaling lymphocytic activation molecule-like, encoding MFCAWYLLCLMTTRCFGNSALCGNKTRLYGTLGQSQVFVQLNMEAGSESLVIRKVQENYKTKLLHYNLKTKVVDTDDSRFQYNESCGSVSLLRLQRGDEGVYELTVEINKTERFCNFDLKIYEQIAQLSASVTGGLQNDSCVVTMNCSVEMGDDVSFSWTQDQKTLSHNSSTLVIGITPDNANSSYTCRAKNPVSELSSTLRLTETCSPTQAKSPVNFDLIYIISATVAIILMITLVFIIKVCLHKIGHFTRPPVISPKRPQAPEPTPVPTNQAISTIYAAVQKRETLSPRNNATATGNIPISTVYDLAGPSNAIP